DNA sequence from the Candidatus Kaistella beijingensis genome:
GAACAAATTATTTTCATTATTTCTGGAATACCAATTCCCGCCCAATCTCGCAACCAAATCCAATTTCATTTGGTCTAGATTTCCTTCCTCGTTCAAATATTCTTCACGAACATGAATTTTAAGGATTTCGCAAATCACTAAATTTCCTGCACCGCCTTCCGTTCCCAAATGTTTGATTTCTAAAACTTTGCATTCTAAGTTTACGGGACAATCGTCAATTAATTTTGGTCGGACTACATCGGAATCTTTCATTGTTAATCCAGATTTTACAAATTCATTCACGCCTTTTTCATATTCGGTTGAAGCTAGAGAAATTTGTTGTACGATTTTGAAATTCACGATTCCAATCACCACTTCAGGAATTTCCAAAACGTTTTCCAAAGTGTGTTTCGTCGTATTATCTCGAACTCTTCTCGCAGGTGAAAAAATCACAACCGGCGGATTCGAGCTGAACATATTGAAAAAACTGAATGGGCTTAAATTGATGTTTCCGTCTTTGTCTATAGTGGAAGCCAACGCAATGGGACGAGGCGCAATCGCTGTCTGCAAAAGCGTTTGAAGCTGAAGGTTGTTTAAATCTTTTGGTGAGATTGTTTTCATTGATATTGAAAGTTATTTTTTAACACTTTACGTACTTAAGTTATTAGTTTTTCACTTTGAAAACATTTAGAAGAGTTAAGTTAAAAAATCGAAGATTTTATTCTAAAGTGAACTGCATTTAATTAATTAGTGACTAAAATGTTTAGTTTGGAGGCAAAATTTTCCCAGAAACTTCACCAAAACCAACCCTAATTCCATCCTTCTCTGCAAAACCTCTCATGATAATCGTGTCGTGGTCTTCAATAAATTTTCTTTCTTGTCCGTCATTTAATTTTAAAGGATTCTGTCCGCGCCAAGTTAATTCCAACATCGAGCCGAATGAGTTAGGATTTTCACCCGAAATCGTTCCTGAAGCGTACATATCGCCAACTTCCACATTACATCCGTTTATTGTGTGATGCGCCAATTGCTGCGTCATATTCCAGTACATAAATTTGTAGTTGCTTTGGGAAATTAAACTTTCAGTTCCGTTTTCTGGCTGTATATAAACTTCTAGATTAATGTCGAAATTTTTGTCGCCGCTGAATTTTAGATAATCCAAAACTTCAGGTTCTTGCTTTGGAGATTCGGTTCTGAACGGATTTAAAGCTTCCAAAGTTACAACCCACGGAGAAATTGAGCTTCCAAAATTTTTCCCCAAAAATGGGCCGAGCGGAACATATTCCCAACTTTGAATATCTCTTGCCGACCAATCGTTGAAAAGCACCATTCCGAAAATCACCTCCTCCGCTTCAGCAGTGGAAATACTTTCGCCCATTTCAGTGTTTTTATTCACGATAAATGCCATTTCCAATTCAAAATCGAGTTGTTTAGAAGGACCGAAAATTGGTGAATCCAAATCTGCAGGTTTTGTCTGACCTTTCGGACGAATGATTTCCGTTCCAGAAACCACAATCGAGGAAGCGCGACCGTGATAACCCACCGGAAGATGTTTCCAGTTCGGAAGCAGCGCATTTGCAGGATCACGGAACATTTTTCCAACATTGGTTGCATGTTCGATGCTGCTGTAAAAATCGGTATAATTGGGAACGTGAACCGGCATCATCATTTTCACTTGGTCGAGTTCGTAAAAACATTCTTCGATGGTTTTTTCGTCATTTGCCAACTTTGAATTTTCATCCAAAAGTTCCTGAATTTTTAAACGGACTGCATTGGTTACGGGTTTTCCAAGCTCGATGAATTCGTTTAAAGTATAGGCTTCGAACACGTTATCGTTTAAACCTTCGATTTCATCAAAAAAACCGTAGTCGTAAAGTGTCGCCAAATCGATGACTAAATCTCCGATTCTGGTGCAACAGGCGATGTATTCTTTATTGAAAACCGCTACACCAAACGGAATATTATGGATGGAAAAATCTGAATTTTCAGGATAATTTACAAATGATCGCATATCGATATTTTTAAGATTAAGGTTCAAAGTTTAAAGCTTTTTTCTTCAAACGATGAACCTTGTTGACTGTTTGTTGTTGTTTACTTTTTGTTGATTGCGCTTTCCTCAATCCACCGTTCTTTGGAATTGACGTCGATGAGGTAGAGGATTTTTTTCTGCTTCGTCATCAGCAAAGTTTTGGTTACTGGAAGCGGAATTTTTTTGCCTTCAAGTTGGTCTGCACGCATGGAAATAATGTTGTGCTTACTTCGGACTACATCACCAGAAAAAACATTGGAGGAGCTTTTTCCGTTAGATTTGTCATCAAACATTTCCACGAAAGTGGCGTTTTTGCCTTTAATAATGATAAAGCTTCTTTCGGTATGGTCGGGAAAATCTTTGATCAAAACAAATTTAGTGTCGTCTATATTTTCATTTTGTAAGTTTTGATTGATTCCGCGTCGCTCTTCCAGTCGGTCGAGAATTGCGTTAATTGAAGCGTATTGTGCTTTCAAGCTTGCTGCAGAAATCACCAATAAAATACTGAATATGAATTTTTTCATGAACTAAATTTCTTTTTTAAATAATGACTCTCTTTGGTGCGAAAACCAACGTCCAGCTTCCATCATCCATCATCCAGCTTAAAGATTTCCTCTTTTCGCTTGCTCTCTTTCCAAAGCTTCAAACAATGCCTTGAAATTTCCTGCGCCGAAACTTTGTGCACCGTGTCTTTCAATGATTTCGTAGAAAAGAGTAGGGCGGTCTTCAACGGGTTTGGTGAAAATTTGCAAAAGATAACCCTCTTCATCGTGGTCGATTAGAATTCCAAGTTCTTCCAGTTTTTTCAAATCTTCGTCGATATGGCCCACTCTTTCGGGAACCATTTCGTAGTACGCTTCAGGTGGAGCTGATAAAAATTCAACACCTCTAGCTTTTAATTCTGTAACGGTTTTAATGATGTCTTTTGTGGCGACTGCGATGTGTTGAACGCCTTCCCCTTCATAAAAATCCAAATATTCTTCAACCTGCGATTTTTTCTTTCCTTCGGCTGGTTCGTTAATTGGGAATTTTGCGTAACCGTTTCCGTTGCTCATTACCTTCGACATTAAGGCGGAATATTCCGTATTGATTTGCTTGTCGTCAAAACTTAAAATATTTACAAATCCCATCACTTCTTCGTACCATTTTACAACGGGCAACATTCTGTCCCAACCCACATTTCCTACGCAGTGGTCAACGTACAAAAGTCCAACATCAGATGGATTGTAATCACTTTCCCATTTTTCGTAACCAGGCATAAACGGACCTTCGTAATTTTTTCTTTCCACGAACATGTGCACTGTTTCGCCATAAGTGTAAATTCCCGACATGCGAACTTCACCGAACTCGTCTGTAATGGTTTTCGGTTCCATATAGGGTTTTCCGCCACGTTTTACCGTTTCCTCGAATGCGGAATAAGCGTCATCTACCCAAAGTGCTAAAATTTTTACACCATCGCCATGTTTTTTTTGGTGCTCACAAATCGGTGAATCAGAATTTAAACCAGACGTTAAAACCAAACGGATTTTCCCTTGTTGAACAACATAAGAAGCTCTGTCGCGTACTCCCGTTTCCGGACCTGCATAAGCAACTGACTGAAAACCAAATGCGGTTTTGTAATAATGCGCCGCCTGTTTCGCATTACCTACATAAAATTCAATGTAATCTGTTCCGTTAATGGGCAAAAAATTCTCTGCCTCTGCAATTTTTTCTGCAAATGTAAGTGTTGACATCTTTCTCTTTTTTTACTTTTATTCAGTAAGCTAATTTACAAAATTTGAATGAATTTAAATTTAACACATCTTGCTTTAATCTCAAAATTAATATTATGATAAGATTAAGTTATGTTACCAATGTTTATTCGTAATACAATAGTTTTGTCCTGAAATAAAGAGAAAAAAATTGTGATATCAAGGAAATGAACCGCAGAAATGTGGTTCGTTTTTTTCTTACCGATTCAAAGAAACAGTTTATTTTTTGTTCGGGAGTATGTTTCTGGTGTTATTTGCAGATAGGTCGAGATCATTTTGTCGGTAAGTCTTTTTTCCAGTTCAGGGTTTTCTTTTAGAAACGTAGCTACTTTTTCCTGAGGCGTTAAGGAGGTTAAAAATTCAATTCTTTTGATTTGAAAGTTCTGGAAATCCTCTAAGATTTTCGTGTAAATGTTTTTTGCTTTTTCAGATTTTGAAATAAATTCCTGGAAATACGACTTTTTAATACTAAAAACCTCCGAGTTTTCTAAAGACTGAATATTGGCAGGACTTCCCACTTTTTCTGAAAAACTGATGAGAATGGTGCAGAATTCATTTTCCTTCGCGAACAATCTTGTAAACTCTGAACCGTTTTGATTGGTGTGAAATGTTCGCAGAATTCCTTTGTTTACAAAGTAAATCTTTTGGCAGATTTCACCTGCGTTGAGGATAATTTCATTCTTTTTGAAAGTTTCTTTTTGAAAGTATTTTTGAATCAGAGTTTCATCTTCAT
Encoded proteins:
- the hppD gene encoding 4-hydroxyphenylpyruvate dioxygenase, coding for MSTLTFAEKIAEAENFLPINGTDYIEFYVGNAKQAAHYYKTAFGFQSVAYAGPETGVRDRASYVVQQGKIRLVLTSGLNSDSPICEHQKKHGDGVKILALWVDDAYSAFEETVKRGGKPYMEPKTITDEFGEVRMSGIYTYGETVHMFVERKNYEGPFMPGYEKWESDYNPSDVGLLYVDHCVGNVGWDRMLPVVKWYEEVMGFVNILSFDDKQINTEYSALMSKVMSNGNGYAKFPINEPAEGKKKSQVEEYLDFYEGEGVQHIAVATKDIIKTVTELKARGVEFLSAPPEAYYEMVPERVGHIDEDLKKLEELGILIDHDEEGYLLQIFTKPVEDRPTLFYEIIERHGAQSFGAGNFKALFEALEREQAKRGNL
- a CDS encoding Crp/Fnr family transcriptional regulator codes for the protein MSEFLPFINFVKTFSELNDEDETLIQKYFQKETFKKNEIILNAGEICQKIYFVNKGILRTFHTNQNGSEFTRLFAKENEFCTILISFSEKVGSPANIQSLENSEVFSIKKSYFQEFISKSEKAKNIYTKILEDFQNFQIKRIEFLTSLTPQEKVATFLKENPELEKRLTDKMISTYLQITPETYSRTKNKLFL
- a CDS encoding flavin reductase family protein — translated: MKTISPKDLNNLQLQTLLQTAIAPRPIALASTIDKDGNINLSPFSFFNMFSSNPPVVIFSPARRVRDNTTKHTLENVLEIPEVVIGIVNFKIVQQISLASTEYEKGVNEFVKSGLTMKDSDVVRPKLIDDCPVNLECKVLEIKHLGTEGGAGNLVICEILKIHVREEYLNEEGNLDQMKLDLVARLGGNWYSRNNENNLFEVPKPLVTKGIGFDLLPNEIKYSIVFTGNDLGMLANVEKLPNGDFHSDESKHLDAQKLLLENKIAEAWNLLIQK
- the fahA gene encoding fumarylacetoacetase; translated protein: MRSFVNYPENSDFSIHNIPFGVAVFNKEYIACCTRIGDLVIDLATLYDYGFFDEIEGLNDNVFEAYTLNEFIELGKPVTNAVRLKIQELLDENSKLANDEKTIEECFYELDQVKMMMPVHVPNYTDFYSSIEHATNVGKMFRDPANALLPNWKHLPVGYHGRASSIVVSGTEIIRPKGQTKPADLDSPIFGPSKQLDFELEMAFIVNKNTEMGESISTAEAEEVIFGMVLFNDWSARDIQSWEYVPLGPFLGKNFGSSISPWVVTLEALNPFRTESPKQEPEVLDYLKFSGDKNFDINLEVYIQPENGTESLISQSNYKFMYWNMTQQLAHHTINGCNVEVGDMYASGTISGENPNSFGSMLELTWRGQNPLKLNDGQERKFIEDHDTIIMRGFAEKDGIRVGFGEVSGKILPPN